From a region of the Panicum virgatum strain AP13 chromosome 2K, P.virgatum_v5, whole genome shotgun sequence genome:
- the LOC120670501 gene encoding phosphatidylinositol/phosphatidylcholine transfer protein SFH11-like isoform X3, producing MSFRSIEQLLRRNSKTKISRNIVDGVHDQKEEQCVQSLRELLLASNQLPEKFDDYYLLLRFLRMRGFNILKAKEMFLNMLKWREDCSVDAIANEFKFEEYDAVKRCYPHGFHGVDKFGRPLYIERIGLVDLSKLMQVTSIDRYVKYHISEQEKTMSLRYPACSIAAKKHIASTTAILDVKGLGMNNFSKSAREMFIEIQKIDSNYYPETLNQLYIINAGTGFRALWKVLKAFMEARTLAKIQVLGTNYLNTLLEAVDPSNLPDFLGGTCNCPATGGCLLHDKGPWTDPEMVRASKAAFGKGQKSFNELTATIACESFAGCQDGTDTSGNILRKQVDEQISEKIRQLEDCAAQTKETLQTLVCKQQELTSHIEQLRRILRDGTSADKKTDEQNSK from the exons ATGAGCTTCAGATCTATCGAACAGCTACTTAGGAGGAACAGCAAGACCAAAATTTCTCGTAATATTGTTGATGGTGTCCATGACCAGAAGGAAGAGCAGTGTGTGCAATCCTTGCGGGAGTTACTTCTCGCAAGCAACCAGCTACCAGAGAAGTTTGATGACTACTATCTTCTTCTACG CTTTCTGAGAATGAGAGGCTTCAACATCTTAAAGGCAAAAGAAATGTTCTTAAATATGTTAAAATGGCGTGAAGATTGTTCTGTTGATGCCATTGCAAAT GAATTTAAATTTGAGGAGTATGATGCTGTGAAAAGATGCTATCCTCATGGATTTCATGGAGTTGATAAATTTGGCAGGCCTCTATATATCGAACGGATTGGCTTGGTGGATCTCAGCAAGCTCATGCAGGTGACAAGTATTGATCGATATGTAAAATATCATATATCAGAACAAGAGAAAACTATGTCTTTGAGATATCCTGCTTGCTCAATTGCGGCTAAAAAGCACATAGCCTCTACAACAGCCATATTGGATGTGAAAGGATTG GGGAtgaataatttttcaaaatctgCAAGAGAGATGTTCATAGAGATCCAAAAGATCGATAGTAATTACTATCCAGAG ACATTAAATCAACTTTATATAATTAATGCTGGAACTGGATTTAGAGCACTGTGGAAAGTATTGAAAGCATTCATGGAAGCAAGGACTTTAGCAAAGATTCAG GTTCTGGGGACCAATTACCTCAACACATTATTAGAAGCTGTTGACCCAAG CAATTTACCAGACTTTTTAGGCGGAACATGCAATTGTCCTGCAACAGGGGGATGCTTGCTCCATGATAAAGGACCCTGGACCGACCCAGAAATGGTTCGTGCTTCTAAG GCAGCATTTGGTAAAGGTCAGAAGTCTTTCAATGAACTGACTGCTACAATTGCCTGTGAAAGCTTCGCAGGTTGTCAG GATGGCACTGATACAAGCGGAAATATTCTACGGAAACAGGTCGATGAACAGATATCAGAGAAGATCCGACAACTTGAAGACTGTGCTGCTCAGACTAAGGAG ACCCTGCAGACACTAGTATGTAAGCAGCAAGAACTGACGAGCCACATCGAACAGCTGAGGAGAATCCTTCG GGATGGCACAAGTGCAGATAAGAAAACCGATGAACAAAACTCAAAGTAA
- the LOC120670501 gene encoding phosphatidylinositol/phosphatidylcholine transfer protein SFH11-like isoform X5 has product MSFRSIEQLLRRNSKTKISRNIVDGVHDQKEEQCVQSLRELLLASNQLPEKFDDYYLLLRFLRMRGFNILKAKEMFLNMLKWREDCSVDAIANEFKFEEYDAVKRCYPHGFHGVDKFGRPLYIERIGLVDLSKLMQGMNNFSKSAREMFIEIQKIDSNYYPETLNQLYIINAGTGFRALWKVLKAFMEARTLAKIQVLGTNYLNTLLEAVDPSNLPDFLGGTCNCPATGGCLLHDKGPWTDPEMVRASKAAFGKGQKSFNELTATIACESFAGCQEPSAKQVDSTSRRKRTLGMLLKDGQDGTDTSGNILRKQVDEQISEKIRQLEDCAAQTKETLQTLVCKQQELTSHIEQLRRILRDGTSADKKTDEQNSK; this is encoded by the exons ATGAGCTTCAGATCTATCGAACAGCTACTTAGGAGGAACAGCAAGACCAAAATTTCTCGTAATATTGTTGATGGTGTCCATGACCAGAAGGAAGAGCAGTGTGTGCAATCCTTGCGGGAGTTACTTCTCGCAAGCAACCAGCTACCAGAGAAGTTTGATGACTACTATCTTCTTCTACG CTTTCTGAGAATGAGAGGCTTCAACATCTTAAAGGCAAAAGAAATGTTCTTAAATATGTTAAAATGGCGTGAAGATTGTTCTGTTGATGCCATTGCAAAT GAATTTAAATTTGAGGAGTATGATGCTGTGAAAAGATGCTATCCTCATGGATTTCATGGAGTTGATAAATTTGGCAGGCCTCTATATATCGAACGGATTGGCTTGGTGGATCTCAGCAAGCTCATGCAG GGGAtgaataatttttcaaaatctgCAAGAGAGATGTTCATAGAGATCCAAAAGATCGATAGTAATTACTATCCAGAG ACATTAAATCAACTTTATATAATTAATGCTGGAACTGGATTTAGAGCACTGTGGAAAGTATTGAAAGCATTCATGGAAGCAAGGACTTTAGCAAAGATTCAG GTTCTGGGGACCAATTACCTCAACACATTATTAGAAGCTGTTGACCCAAG CAATTTACCAGACTTTTTAGGCGGAACATGCAATTGTCCTGCAACAGGGGGATGCTTGCTCCATGATAAAGGACCCTGGACCGACCCAGAAATGGTTCGTGCTTCTAAG GCAGCATTTGGTAAAGGTCAGAAGTCTTTCAATGAACTGACTGCTACAATTGCCTGTGAAAGCTTCGCAGGTTGTCAG GAGCCTTCTGCGAAACAAGTAGATTCCACTTCTCGTAGGAAAAGAACTCTTGGCATGTTGTTAAAGGATGGCCAG GATGGCACTGATACAAGCGGAAATATTCTACGGAAACAGGTCGATGAACAGATATCAGAGAAGATCCGACAACTTGAAGACTGTGCTGCTCAGACTAAGGAG ACCCTGCAGACACTAGTATGTAAGCAGCAAGAACTGACGAGCCACATCGAACAGCTGAGGAGAATCCTTCG GGATGGCACAAGTGCAGATAAGAAAACCGATGAACAAAACTCAAAGTAA
- the LOC120670469 gene encoding luc7-like protein 3 — protein sequence MDAQRALLDELMGTARNLTEEEKKGHKELKWDDPDVCAPYMARFCPHDLFVNTKSNLGPCLRIHDPKLKESFEKSPRHDSYMRKFEAELAQQCEKLVMDLDRKIRRGRERLAQDSAVPMPIPGKIAEQLSAREEQVKKLLEQIEELGEAGKVDEAEALMRRVDILNAEKTALANQADNKVAMLEKKMELCETCGSFLVADDALERTQSHVTGKQHIGYGMVRDFLAEYKAAKEKAKEEERLAREQKAEEHWKQRSKEYDSGGRDSGTRRERSGDRDYDRDRQYERIRGRDRPYDHRDRGSEYRSNSYRNERDSERGGHRYRSGDMTNDRGRMRSRSRSPSRHGYGRSRSPDH from the exons ATGGACGCGCAGCGAGCTCTCCTCGACGAGCTCATGGGCACAG CCCGCAACTTgacggaggaggagaagaaggggCACAAGGAGCTGAAGTGGGACGATCCCGACGTGTGCGCCCCCTACATGGCCCGGTTCTGCCCCCACGACCTCTTCGTCAACACCAAGAGCAACCTCG GGCCGTGCTTGAGGATCCATGATCCGAAGCTCAAGGAGAG CTTTGAGAAGTCTCCCAGGCATGATAGTTATATGCGAAAGTTTGAGGCAGAGCTTGCACAACAATGTGAGAAATTG GTAATGGATTTGGATAGAAAAATAAGGCGAGGTCGAGAAAGGTTGGCTCAAGATTCTGCTGTGCCAATGCCAATACCTGGAAAAATAGCTGAGCAACTCTCAGCGCGAGAAGAACAGGTGAAGAAGCTGCTGGAGCAAATCGAGGAGCTTGGTGAGGCTGGTAAAGTGGATGAAGCAGAGGCACTCATGAGGAGG GTTGACATTCTAAACGCTGAGAAGACAGCTTTAGCTAACCAAGCTGACAACAAAGTGGCCATGCTTGAGAAGAAGATGGAACTTTGCGAAACATGTGGATCATTCTTAGTTGCTGATGATGCTCTTGAGAGGACGCAGTCCCATGTGACTGGGAAACAGCACATAGGTTATGGCATGGTTAGAGATTTCCTGGCAGAATACAAG GCTGCAAAAGAGAAGGCAAAAGAGGAAGAAAGGCTTGCAAGGGAGCAGAAAGCAGAGGAACATTGGAAACAGAGGAGCAAAGAGTATGATAGTGGGGGCAGGGACAGTGGTACCCGAAGGGAGAGGTCTGGGGATCGTGACTATGACCGTGATCGTCAGTATGAGCGAATCCGTGGAAGAGATAGGCCCTATGATCACAGAGATAGAGGATCTGAATACCGAAGCAATTCCTACAGAAATGAGAGGGATTCTGAAAGAGGTGGGCATAGATACAGGAGTGGTGATATGACAAACGATCGAGGGAGAATGCGGAGCAGGTCACGTTCTCCAAGCAGGCATGGCTATGGAAGGTCTAGAAGTCCAGATCATTAG
- the LOC120670501 gene encoding phosphatidylinositol/phosphatidylcholine transfer protein SFH11-like isoform X2 has product MSFRSIEQLLRRNSKTKISRNIVDGVHDQKEEQCVQSLRELLLASNQLPEKFDDYYLLLRFLRMRGFNILKAKEMFLNMLKWREDCSVDAIANEFKFEEYDAVKRCYPHGFHGVDKFGRPLYIERIGLVDLSKLMQVTSIDRYVKYHISEQEKTMSLRYPACSIAAKKHIASTTAILDVKGLGMNNFSKSAREMFIEIQKIDSNYYPETLNQLYIINAGTGFRALWKVLKAFMEARTLAKIQVLGTNYLNTLLEAVDPSNLPDFLGGTCNCPATGGCLLHDKGPWTDPEMVRASKAAFGKGQKSFNELTATIACESFAGCQEPSAKQVDSTSRRKRTLGMLLKDGQVDEQISEKIRQLEDCAAQTKETLQTLVCKQQELTSHIEQLRRILRDGTSADKKTDEQNSK; this is encoded by the exons ATGAGCTTCAGATCTATCGAACAGCTACTTAGGAGGAACAGCAAGACCAAAATTTCTCGTAATATTGTTGATGGTGTCCATGACCAGAAGGAAGAGCAGTGTGTGCAATCCTTGCGGGAGTTACTTCTCGCAAGCAACCAGCTACCAGAGAAGTTTGATGACTACTATCTTCTTCTACG CTTTCTGAGAATGAGAGGCTTCAACATCTTAAAGGCAAAAGAAATGTTCTTAAATATGTTAAAATGGCGTGAAGATTGTTCTGTTGATGCCATTGCAAAT GAATTTAAATTTGAGGAGTATGATGCTGTGAAAAGATGCTATCCTCATGGATTTCATGGAGTTGATAAATTTGGCAGGCCTCTATATATCGAACGGATTGGCTTGGTGGATCTCAGCAAGCTCATGCAGGTGACAAGTATTGATCGATATGTAAAATATCATATATCAGAACAAGAGAAAACTATGTCTTTGAGATATCCTGCTTGCTCAATTGCGGCTAAAAAGCACATAGCCTCTACAACAGCCATATTGGATGTGAAAGGATTG GGGAtgaataatttttcaaaatctgCAAGAGAGATGTTCATAGAGATCCAAAAGATCGATAGTAATTACTATCCAGAG ACATTAAATCAACTTTATATAATTAATGCTGGAACTGGATTTAGAGCACTGTGGAAAGTATTGAAAGCATTCATGGAAGCAAGGACTTTAGCAAAGATTCAG GTTCTGGGGACCAATTACCTCAACACATTATTAGAAGCTGTTGACCCAAG CAATTTACCAGACTTTTTAGGCGGAACATGCAATTGTCCTGCAACAGGGGGATGCTTGCTCCATGATAAAGGACCCTGGACCGACCCAGAAATGGTTCGTGCTTCTAAG GCAGCATTTGGTAAAGGTCAGAAGTCTTTCAATGAACTGACTGCTACAATTGCCTGTGAAAGCTTCGCAGGTTGTCAG GAGCCTTCTGCGAAACAAGTAGATTCCACTTCTCGTAGGAAAAGAACTCTTGGCATGTTGTTAAAGGATGGCCAG GTCGATGAACAGATATCAGAGAAGATCCGACAACTTGAAGACTGTGCTGCTCAGACTAAGGAG ACCCTGCAGACACTAGTATGTAAGCAGCAAGAACTGACGAGCCACATCGAACAGCTGAGGAGAATCCTTCG GGATGGCACAAGTGCAGATAAGAAAACCGATGAACAAAACTCAAAGTAA
- the LOC120670501 gene encoding phosphatidylinositol/phosphatidylcholine transfer protein SFH11-like isoform X1 translates to MSFRSIEQLLRRNSKTKISRNIVDGVHDQKEEQCVQSLRELLLASNQLPEKFDDYYLLLRFLRMRGFNILKAKEMFLNMLKWREDCSVDAIANEFKFEEYDAVKRCYPHGFHGVDKFGRPLYIERIGLVDLSKLMQVTSIDRYVKYHISEQEKTMSLRYPACSIAAKKHIASTTAILDVKGLGMNNFSKSAREMFIEIQKIDSNYYPETLNQLYIINAGTGFRALWKVLKAFMEARTLAKIQVLGTNYLNTLLEAVDPSNLPDFLGGTCNCPATGGCLLHDKGPWTDPEMVRASKAAFGKGQKSFNELTATIACESFAGCQEPSAKQVDSTSRRKRTLGMLLKDGQDGTDTSGNILRKQVDEQISEKIRQLEDCAAQTKETLQTLVCKQQELTSHIEQLRRILRDGTSADKKTDEQNSK, encoded by the exons ATGAGCTTCAGATCTATCGAACAGCTACTTAGGAGGAACAGCAAGACCAAAATTTCTCGTAATATTGTTGATGGTGTCCATGACCAGAAGGAAGAGCAGTGTGTGCAATCCTTGCGGGAGTTACTTCTCGCAAGCAACCAGCTACCAGAGAAGTTTGATGACTACTATCTTCTTCTACG CTTTCTGAGAATGAGAGGCTTCAACATCTTAAAGGCAAAAGAAATGTTCTTAAATATGTTAAAATGGCGTGAAGATTGTTCTGTTGATGCCATTGCAAAT GAATTTAAATTTGAGGAGTATGATGCTGTGAAAAGATGCTATCCTCATGGATTTCATGGAGTTGATAAATTTGGCAGGCCTCTATATATCGAACGGATTGGCTTGGTGGATCTCAGCAAGCTCATGCAGGTGACAAGTATTGATCGATATGTAAAATATCATATATCAGAACAAGAGAAAACTATGTCTTTGAGATATCCTGCTTGCTCAATTGCGGCTAAAAAGCACATAGCCTCTACAACAGCCATATTGGATGTGAAAGGATTG GGGAtgaataatttttcaaaatctgCAAGAGAGATGTTCATAGAGATCCAAAAGATCGATAGTAATTACTATCCAGAG ACATTAAATCAACTTTATATAATTAATGCTGGAACTGGATTTAGAGCACTGTGGAAAGTATTGAAAGCATTCATGGAAGCAAGGACTTTAGCAAAGATTCAG GTTCTGGGGACCAATTACCTCAACACATTATTAGAAGCTGTTGACCCAAG CAATTTACCAGACTTTTTAGGCGGAACATGCAATTGTCCTGCAACAGGGGGATGCTTGCTCCATGATAAAGGACCCTGGACCGACCCAGAAATGGTTCGTGCTTCTAAG GCAGCATTTGGTAAAGGTCAGAAGTCTTTCAATGAACTGACTGCTACAATTGCCTGTGAAAGCTTCGCAGGTTGTCAG GAGCCTTCTGCGAAACAAGTAGATTCCACTTCTCGTAGGAAAAGAACTCTTGGCATGTTGTTAAAGGATGGCCAG GATGGCACTGATACAAGCGGAAATATTCTACGGAAACAGGTCGATGAACAGATATCAGAGAAGATCCGACAACTTGAAGACTGTGCTGCTCAGACTAAGGAG ACCCTGCAGACACTAGTATGTAAGCAGCAAGAACTGACGAGCCACATCGAACAGCTGAGGAGAATCCTTCG GGATGGCACAAGTGCAGATAAGAAAACCGATGAACAAAACTCAAAGTAA
- the LOC120670501 gene encoding phosphatidylinositol/phosphatidylcholine transfer protein SFH11-like isoform X4, giving the protein MSFRSIEQLLRRNSKTKISRNIVDGVHDQKEEQCVQSLRELLLASNQLPEKFDDYYLLLRFLRMRGFNILKAKEMFLNMLKWREDCSVDAIANEFKFEEYDAVKRCYPHGFHGVDKFGRPLYIERIGLVDLSKLMQVTSIDRYVKYHISEQEKTMSLRYPACSIAAKKHIASTTAILDVKGLGMNNFSKSAREMFIEIQKIDSNYYPETLNQLYIINAGTGFRALWKVLKAFMEARTLAKIQVLGTNYLNTLLEAVDPSNLPDFLGGTCNCPATGGCLLHDKGPWTDPEMVRASKAAFGKGQKSFNELTATIACESFAGCQVDEQISEKIRQLEDCAAQTKETLQTLVCKQQELTSHIEQLRRILRDGTSADKKTDEQNSK; this is encoded by the exons ATGAGCTTCAGATCTATCGAACAGCTACTTAGGAGGAACAGCAAGACCAAAATTTCTCGTAATATTGTTGATGGTGTCCATGACCAGAAGGAAGAGCAGTGTGTGCAATCCTTGCGGGAGTTACTTCTCGCAAGCAACCAGCTACCAGAGAAGTTTGATGACTACTATCTTCTTCTACG CTTTCTGAGAATGAGAGGCTTCAACATCTTAAAGGCAAAAGAAATGTTCTTAAATATGTTAAAATGGCGTGAAGATTGTTCTGTTGATGCCATTGCAAAT GAATTTAAATTTGAGGAGTATGATGCTGTGAAAAGATGCTATCCTCATGGATTTCATGGAGTTGATAAATTTGGCAGGCCTCTATATATCGAACGGATTGGCTTGGTGGATCTCAGCAAGCTCATGCAGGTGACAAGTATTGATCGATATGTAAAATATCATATATCAGAACAAGAGAAAACTATGTCTTTGAGATATCCTGCTTGCTCAATTGCGGCTAAAAAGCACATAGCCTCTACAACAGCCATATTGGATGTGAAAGGATTG GGGAtgaataatttttcaaaatctgCAAGAGAGATGTTCATAGAGATCCAAAAGATCGATAGTAATTACTATCCAGAG ACATTAAATCAACTTTATATAATTAATGCTGGAACTGGATTTAGAGCACTGTGGAAAGTATTGAAAGCATTCATGGAAGCAAGGACTTTAGCAAAGATTCAG GTTCTGGGGACCAATTACCTCAACACATTATTAGAAGCTGTTGACCCAAG CAATTTACCAGACTTTTTAGGCGGAACATGCAATTGTCCTGCAACAGGGGGATGCTTGCTCCATGATAAAGGACCCTGGACCGACCCAGAAATGGTTCGTGCTTCTAAG GCAGCATTTGGTAAAGGTCAGAAGTCTTTCAATGAACTGACTGCTACAATTGCCTGTGAAAGCTTCGCAGGTTGTCAG GTCGATGAACAGATATCAGAGAAGATCCGACAACTTGAAGACTGTGCTGCTCAGACTAAGGAG ACCCTGCAGACACTAGTATGTAAGCAGCAAGAACTGACGAGCCACATCGAACAGCTGAGGAGAATCCTTCG GGATGGCACAAGTGCAGATAAGAAAACCGATGAACAAAACTCAAAGTAA